From the Planctomycetota bacterium genome, one window contains:
- a CDS encoding PA0069 family radical SAM protein, with the protein MDPEDFLYRDGLPTGPAHKRGAGLNPGNRFESVRLHVLGEELDRQMIEREGEDGSPQRVQRQVFNDRTKRIINRVSRTADVPFDWSLNPYRGCEHGCIYCFARQYHEYLGFSCGLDFETKLMAKPDAPALLRKELAAPSWRAAPLVMSASTDIYQPIEHKMRIARQCLEVLAECGHPVTTMTKSALVLRDVDLWSRLARINAGRVTITLVTLDADLARKLEPRASAPASRLRAIRELSAAGVPVSVNVAPIIPGLTDAELPRILEAVAHAGARRAAWVLLKLPYQIKDLFLDWLQRNVHPDRAKKVESLIRQARGGKLFDAGEGQRRGRGQGPIVAQLAQTFDVFSRKYGLNRDIRPLSTAHFRRPDDSGQLMLF; encoded by the coding sequence ATGGACCCGGAGGACTTTTTATATCGCGACGGACTGCCGACCGGCCCGGCGCACAAGCGCGGAGCCGGGCTCAATCCCGGCAACCGCTTTGAAAGCGTCCGACTGCATGTGCTGGGGGAGGAACTCGACCGGCAGATGATCGAGCGGGAGGGCGAGGATGGCTCGCCGCAGCGAGTCCAGCGCCAGGTGTTCAATGATCGGACCAAGCGCATCATCAACCGGGTTTCCAGGACCGCCGACGTGCCCTTTGACTGGTCGCTGAATCCCTATCGCGGCTGCGAGCATGGATGCATTTATTGTTTCGCCAGGCAATACCACGAATACCTCGGCTTCAGCTGCGGGCTGGACTTTGAAACAAAATTGATGGCCAAGCCCGACGCGCCCGCGCTGCTGCGCAAGGAGCTGGCGGCGCCGAGCTGGCGTGCCGCGCCGCTGGTCATGTCGGCAAGCACGGACATCTACCAGCCGATCGAGCACAAGATGCGCATCGCGCGCCAGTGCCTGGAAGTGCTGGCCGAGTGCGGGCATCCGGTGACGACGATGACCAAGAGCGCCCTGGTGCTGCGCGACGTCGATCTCTGGTCGCGGCTGGCCAGGATCAACGCGGGGCGCGTGACCATCACGCTGGTCACGCTGGACGCGGACCTGGCCCGCAAGCTGGAGCCGCGAGCGTCGGCGCCGGCCAGCCGACTGCGGGCGATCCGCGAATTGAGTGCGGCGGGGGTGCCGGTTTCCGTCAACGTTGCGCCGATCATCCCCGGTCTGACGGACGCGGAACTGCCGCGGATTCTGGAGGCGGTGGCCCACGCCGGCGCGCGAAGGGCGGCGTGGGTGCTGCTGAAACTTCCCTACCAGATCAAGGATCTGTTCCTGGATTGGCTGCAGCGCAACGTGCATCCCGATCGCGCAAAAAAAGTGGAGTCCCTGATTCGCCAGGCGCGAGGCGGCAAGTTGTTTGACGCTGGCGAAGGGCAGCGCCGCGGCCGCGGGCAGGGACCGATCGTGGCGCAGCTGGCCCAGACCTTCGATGTCTTCTCCCGCAAGTACGGCCTGAACCGCGACATCCGTCCGCTGTCCACGGCGCACTTTCGCAGGCCGGATGACAGCGGGCAATTGATGCTGTTCTAA
- a CDS encoding DUF1573 domain-containing protein gives MPQKQSTVPFAWLAAVLGMLVSAESFGQSAPAAAPPAGAPTAKASTVSIAPSQIDFGVIKPGSRQKGEFKIQNKGTTAVKIESAFPSCKCTTISDLAGKEIPAGGEIDLIASLDAPRTPGPKDAKVFVTIAGDPQPLIAKMQGDVQLPLLVQPTYIDALKGKMQGVVEISSPNGTPFHVLSCDGATPVFAGFDPAKDAPQSSYRLRWDFSMVPDGKMQQWWCVETDVADCPIVPFRIRHESTGLRFDPKMDERRWFIPEAIVVAGKIALNKPVELEMELESSVAKGKPQPAGWDAVRGLKSPSPDVAVEVISSKRDGDRVRVQFRFTVTKSAGGFLYAPVTITTDTGTARFFVAATVSP, from the coding sequence ATGCCGCAGAAGCAATCGACCGTCCCTTTCGCCTGGCTCGCCGCGGTGCTGGGCATGCTGGTCTCGGCGGAATCCTTCGGACAGTCCGCTCCCGCAGCGGCTCCACCCGCCGGCGCGCCGACCGCCAAGGCCTCGACGGTGTCGATCGCGCCATCCCAGATTGACTTCGGCGTCATCAAGCCCGGCTCGCGCCAGAAAGGCGAGTTCAAGATTCAGAACAAGGGCACCACCGCGGTCAAGATCGAGTCGGCCTTTCCCAGCTGCAAGTGCACGACCATTTCTGATCTCGCGGGCAAGGAAATTCCCGCCGGCGGCGAGATCGACCTGATCGCCTCGCTCGACGCGCCGCGCACCCCCGGCCCGAAGGACGCCAAGGTCTTCGTCACGATCGCGGGCGATCCGCAACCGCTCATAGCCAAGATGCAGGGGGACGTGCAGCTGCCGCTGCTGGTGCAGCCCACCTACATCGACGCGCTCAAGGGAAAGATGCAGGGGGTGGTCGAGATTTCCAGCCCGAACGGGACGCCCTTCCATGTGCTTTCCTGCGACGGCGCGACGCCGGTCTTCGCCGGGTTCGATCCGGCCAAGGACGCGCCGCAGTCCAGCTACCGGCTGCGCTGGGACTTTTCGATGGTGCCCGACGGCAAGATGCAGCAATGGTGGTGCGTGGAGACCGATGTCGCCGATTGCCCGATCGTGCCCTTCCGGATTCGCCATGAATCCACGGGGCTTCGCTTCGATCCCAAGATGGACGAGCGCCGCTGGTTCATTCCGGAAGCGATCGTGGTCGCCGGCAAGATCGCCCTGAACAAGCCGGTCGAGCTGGAGATGGAGTTGGAGAGCTCGGTCGCCAAGGGCAAGCCCCAGCCCGCAGGCTGGGACGCGGTGCGCGGTTTGAAGTCGCCCAGCCCGGATGTGGCGGTCGAAGTGATCTCAAGCAAGCGCGACGGTGACCGGGTGCGCGTCCAGTTCCGCTTCACCGTGACCAAGTCCGCCGGCGGATTCCTCTACGCGCCGGTCACGATCACCACCGACACGGGCACGGCGCGCTTCTTCGTCGCGGCGACGGTGTCGCCGTGA
- a CDS encoding metallophosphoesterase, which translates to MKLADIDHLGAAGVARLLGAAAQTMQSDPKRRGSCVHLEGEGRLLATGDLHDNPVHFVKVVAFAQLEQPENHLVLHELIHGDRLTYGVDMSWRMLAKVARLIEKHPGQVHVLLANHELAQAFNQPVSKGAGENTELFRGGLRWTFGEDAEIVEEAVRVFVRAMPLALRTRGGILCSHSLPSPYDMKSFDMGILERDLQEPDYEATRGSAWQMTWGRNQKPEQVAALAKAWGVKVFISGHAMVPEGAAAPNPGLLLLNTDHEHGAVLPIQLSSEVPSAQELLLHAVPISSIEGSLVD; encoded by the coding sequence GTGAAACTCGCCGACATCGACCACCTCGGCGCCGCCGGCGTGGCCCGACTGCTCGGCGCCGCCGCCCAGACCATGCAGTCCGATCCCAAGCGGCGCGGCTCCTGCGTGCATCTGGAGGGCGAGGGGCGGCTGCTGGCCACCGGCGACCTGCACGACAATCCGGTCCACTTCGTGAAGGTGGTCGCCTTCGCACAACTTGAGCAGCCGGAGAACCATCTGGTGCTGCATGAGCTGATCCACGGCGACCGGCTGACTTACGGCGTTGACATGAGTTGGCGGATGCTGGCGAAAGTGGCCCGCCTGATCGAGAAGCATCCCGGGCAGGTCCATGTGCTGCTGGCCAACCACGAGCTGGCTCAGGCCTTCAACCAGCCGGTGAGCAAGGGCGCCGGGGAGAACACGGAGCTCTTTCGCGGCGGTCTGCGCTGGACCTTCGGCGAGGACGCGGAGATCGTGGAGGAGGCAGTGCGGGTTTTCGTCCGGGCCATGCCGCTGGCGCTGCGGACCCGCGGCGGCATCCTCTGCTCGCACTCGCTGCCGAGCCCCTACGACATGAAATCCTTCGATATGGGGATTCTCGAGCGCGATCTTCAGGAGCCGGACTACGAGGCAACACGCGGCAGCGCCTGGCAGATGACCTGGGGAAGAAACCAGAAGCCGGAGCAAGTGGCGGCGCTGGCCAAGGCGTGGGGCGTCAAGGTCTTCATCTCGGGGCATGCCATGGTGCCGGAGGGCGCGGCGGCTCCCAACCCCGGGCTTCTGCTGTTGAACACTGATCATGAGCATGGCGCCGTTCTTCCCATCCAGCTTTCCAGCGAGGTGCCCAGCGCCCAGGAGCTGCTCCTGCACGCGGTGCCGATCAGCTCCATCGAAGGGTCGCTCGTTGACTAG
- a CDS encoding bifunctional methionine sulfoxide reductase B/A protein, with protein MKTKTRTLSRSGYSVAPLAKEQVEILAKKLTPEQYKVTQKAGTEPAFCGNLLDNHKEGSYCCVVCGLPLFSSEHKFNSGTGWPSFFAPFDTDHVSYKKDNEFGMERVEIDCARCGAHLGHVFEDGPKPTGLRYCLNSAALVFHDKGAPLPLESQPVPLKTAYFAGGCFWGVEHRFQECPGVADVVSGYMNGTTENPTYEEVCAHKSGHAEAVKVTYDPSKVTFRQLLDGFFRMHDPTQLNQQGPDFGDQYRSAVFTTDEAQLSEAKAFAAALQVSPGFAGRKIVTVIEPARKFFPAEEYHQDYVERTGRACHAINPWPAVFAEKAEKKEAPAAKAAP; from the coding sequence ATGAAAACCAAGACTCGAACGCTCTCCCGCTCCGGTTACAGCGTGGCCCCGCTGGCCAAGGAGCAGGTTGAAATCCTCGCCAAGAAGCTGACTCCGGAGCAGTACAAGGTGACTCAGAAGGCGGGCACGGAGCCGGCCTTCTGCGGCAATCTGCTCGACAACCACAAGGAAGGTTCCTACTGCTGCGTGGTCTGCGGGCTGCCCCTCTTCTCGAGCGAGCACAAGTTCAATTCCGGCACGGGCTGGCCGAGCTTTTTCGCCCCCTTCGACACCGACCATGTGAGCTACAAGAAGGACAACGAGTTCGGCATGGAGCGCGTCGAGATTGATTGCGCCCGCTGCGGCGCCCACCTGGGCCACGTTTTCGAGGATGGACCCAAGCCGACCGGCCTGCGCTACTGCCTCAACTCGGCGGCGCTGGTCTTCCACGACAAGGGCGCGCCGCTGCCGTTGGAGAGCCAGCCGGTTCCCCTCAAGACCGCCTACTTCGCCGGCGGCTGCTTCTGGGGTGTGGAGCATCGCTTCCAGGAATGCCCGGGCGTGGCCGACGTGGTGAGCGGCTACATGAACGGCACCACCGAGAACCCGACCTACGAGGAAGTCTGCGCCCACAAGAGCGGCCATGCGGAGGCCGTGAAGGTGACCTACGACCCGTCGAAGGTCACGTTCCGGCAATTGCTCGACGGCTTCTTCCGCATGCACGATCCGACGCAGCTCAATCAACAGGGGCCTGACTTCGGCGACCAGTACCGCTCCGCCGTGTTCACCACCGACGAGGCGCAACTCTCTGAGGCGAAGGCCTTCGCCGCCGCGCTGCAGGTCTCGCCCGGGTTCGCGGGCAGGAAGATCGTCACGGTCATCGAGCCGGCGCGAAAATTCTTCCCCGCCGAGGAATATCACCAGGACTATGTCGAGCGGACCGGACGGGCCTGCCATGCGATCAATCCATGGCCCGCCGTCTTCGCCGAGAAGGCCGAGAAAAAGGAAGCTCCCGCCGCGAAGGCGGCGCCATGA
- a CDS encoding DUF6265 family protein: MPAPAKAAIGDLSWLAGAWVGTRSSGSSIEERWSPPLGGAMLAVSRTVNTSGKMGAFEYLRIVERDGGLVYIAQPGGAKPTEFTLTELSPTRAVFENPRHDYPKRIVYELSAEGGLSATIGFAKGGSPRRFEFKREGR; this comes from the coding sequence ATGCCCGCGCCGGCCAAGGCCGCGATCGGTGATCTGTCCTGGCTGGCCGGCGCGTGGGTCGGAACGAGGAGTTCAGGGTCGTCGATCGAGGAGCGCTGGAGCCCGCCGCTGGGCGGCGCGATGCTCGCCGTGTCGCGCACCGTCAACACCAGCGGCAAGATGGGCGCGTTCGAGTACCTGCGCATCGTCGAGCGCGACGGCGGACTGGTGTACATCGCGCAGCCGGGCGGCGCCAAGCCGACCGAGTTCACGCTCACCGAACTGAGTCCAACCCGCGCCGTGTTCGAGAATCCGCGCCACGACTACCCGAAGCGCATCGTGTATGAGCTCTCGGCCGAGGGTGGCCTCAGCGCCACGATCGGCTTCGCCAAGGGTGGCAGCCCCCGGCGCTTCGAGTTCAAGCGCGAGGGCCGCTAG
- a CDS encoding response regulator, translated as MTDVAANAPLVLVIEDEPPIRRFLRATLTANGFRVNEAGTAREGVMQAGMQPPDVIILDLGLPDADGLEVTRQIRGWSTVPIIVLSARGQEQDKVSALEQGADDYLTKPFSVGELIARIRVALRHGARIAGQDVNPVYQCARGGRTLRVDLARRRVQMTGAAAGGVDREVSLTPTEFKLLALLVRHAGRVLTHKQILTEVWGPVHADDVQYLRVYAGQLRQKLEADPAQPQFLVTEAGVGYRLAEAADSP; from the coding sequence ATGACCGACGTCGCCGCCAACGCTCCGCTGGTCTTGGTCATCGAGGATGAGCCGCCGATCCGCCGCTTCCTTCGGGCCACGCTGACGGCCAACGGATTTCGCGTCAATGAAGCGGGCACGGCGCGGGAGGGCGTCATGCAGGCGGGCATGCAGCCGCCGGATGTCATCATCCTGGACCTGGGTCTGCCGGACGCGGACGGCCTGGAAGTGACGCGGCAGATTCGCGGCTGGTCGACCGTGCCGATCATCGTGCTTTCGGCGCGCGGACAGGAGCAGGACAAGGTCAGCGCCCTGGAGCAGGGGGCCGATGACTATCTCACCAAGCCGTTCAGCGTGGGCGAATTGATCGCACGGATCCGCGTGGCCCTGCGGCATGGCGCGCGGATCGCGGGGCAGGATGTGAATCCGGTGTACCAATGCGCGCGGGGCGGTCGCACGCTGCGAGTCGATCTGGCTCGGCGCCGCGTGCAGATGACGGGCGCGGCGGCGGGCGGCGTGGATCGCGAAGTGTCGTTGACGCCCACCGAGTTCAAGTTGCTGGCGCTGCTGGTCAGGCACGCGGGCCGAGTGCTCACGCACAAGCAGATCCTGACCGAGGTGTGGGGCCCCGTCCATGCGGATGATGTTCAATACCTCCGCGTCTACGCCGGCCAGTTGCGGCAGAAACTGGAGGCGGATCCGGCGCAGCCGCAGTTTCTGGTGACCGAGGCGGGCGTGGGGTATCGCCTGGCCGAAGCCGCGGATTCCCCGTGA
- a CDS encoding FG-GAP repeat protein, producing the protein MGDDRSIFCRLAALPVLLLTAAVAISCNNRYQPPPPYAWDTGHPEINPIQRPVTIEEPVATANENQVVESPSHQVDDQFGASVALALDTLVVGAPNTVGGGAAWVFDLTEGGAPPLKLVPPKLAPGDACGSAVAISESGRFIAVGSPRKEVDKQRGIGAVHVWEKMENVWTFAGTYSGADIPADSLMGSTVAISDDTLLAGAPFAPYEQTMAHGAVATWMRDLDGQWIENVTLAPDPSISNARFGGAMSLRGTLLIVGAAYGRAADQAEGGIAYIFQRRRTGWPMNPICQIMDIASLSDPSDVHVNFDRGPGNHFGWAVSVLGNVAIVGSPDQSADSMLNNGSVSIFKYEANATWSKIQFISALDRQSCDAFGSAVGIAATQFVIGAPLKPTKELAFVGATYVYQIVPGSNPPVEEFVIKLLPSKPRQGGRMGAALSCTADMIAVSAPGPSDRSAPGAIYLFRRSENSWGVPAPEAKPMAPPADVAPVPKPPPQPYNG; encoded by the coding sequence ATGGGCGACGACCGCTCCATCTTTTGCCGGCTCGCGGCGCTTCCGGTCCTGCTGCTGACCGCCGCGGTGGCGATTTCATGCAACAACCGGTACCAGCCGCCGCCCCCCTACGCATGGGATACGGGACACCCTGAGATCAATCCGATCCAGCGGCCGGTGACAATCGAGGAACCCGTCGCGACGGCGAACGAGAACCAGGTGGTGGAATCGCCTTCGCATCAGGTCGACGACCAATTCGGCGCCTCGGTGGCGCTGGCTTTGGACACGCTGGTGGTCGGCGCCCCCAACACGGTCGGTGGCGGCGCCGCGTGGGTTTTCGACCTGACGGAGGGAGGCGCTCCGCCCCTCAAACTGGTGCCGCCGAAGCTCGCGCCCGGAGATGCGTGCGGGTCCGCCGTGGCCATCTCCGAATCGGGCCGCTTCATCGCGGTCGGATCTCCGCGCAAGGAAGTGGACAAGCAACGCGGCATCGGCGCGGTGCACGTCTGGGAAAAAATGGAGAATGTCTGGACCTTCGCGGGCACCTACTCGGGAGCGGACATCCCCGCTGATTCACTGATGGGCAGCACGGTCGCGATCAGCGATGACACGCTGCTGGCCGGAGCCCCTTTCGCGCCTTACGAGCAGACCATGGCCCATGGCGCCGTCGCGACCTGGATGCGCGACCTGGATGGGCAGTGGATCGAAAACGTCACTCTGGCGCCCGATCCCAGCATCAGCAACGCCCGATTCGGCGGCGCCATGTCGCTGCGGGGAACGCTGCTCATTGTCGGCGCGGCCTACGGTCGCGCCGCGGACCAGGCCGAGGGCGGCATCGCCTACATCTTCCAGCGGCGCCGCACGGGCTGGCCGATGAATCCGATCTGCCAGATCATGGACATCGCGTCGCTTTCGGATCCCTCCGACGTGCACGTCAACTTCGACCGCGGACCGGGCAACCATTTCGGCTGGGCGGTGAGCGTGCTGGGCAATGTGGCCATTGTCGGATCGCCGGACCAAAGCGCGGACAGCATGCTGAACAACGGCTCGGTGTCCATCTTCAAGTATGAGGCCAACGCGACCTGGTCCAAGATCCAATTTATCTCCGCGCTGGACCGGCAGAGCTGCGATGCGTTCGGCTCGGCGGTCGGGATCGCGGCGACGCAGTTCGTGATCGGGGCGCCGCTCAAGCCGACCAAGGAATTGGCGTTCGTCGGCGCGACCTACGTCTATCAGATCGTCCCCGGATCGAATCCGCCCGTCGAGGAATTCGTGATCAAGCTGCTGCCCTCGAAGCCGCGCCAGGGCGGCCGCATGGGCGCGGCCCTCTCCTGCACCGCCGACATGATCGCGGTCTCCGCGCCGGGTCCGAGCGACCGCTCGGCGCCGGGGGCGATCTATCTCTTCCGGCGCTCGGAGAATTCGTGGGGCGTTCCGGCTCCCGAGGCCAAGCCGATGGCGCCTCCGGCTGATGTTGCGCCCGTGCCCAAGCCGCCGCCGCAGCCCTACAACGGCTGA
- a CDS encoding M28 family peptidase, with translation MSAGKLNQARAIAISCLLGASMAAATGPDAPQTGEAAPVQSAATPKTESKAPTPLNARQYADKLISLPQAAELRRWHDVLTQEPHVAGTPGDVRQLDRLKQAFESMGIGARIEGFRAYLCRPVSATLEIVEGGDLSEAAAGAAASGRKGVMTLSVSEKNLLEDPATAHPDLTYGWNAYSGNGDVTAEVVYANYGTQEDFDRLKALGVDVTGKIVLARYGKNFRGYKARFAEKAGAAGLIIFTDPADSGFSKGATWPGKGGWANDCCIQRGTLNTLSYPGDPGTPGVYSSDNVMREDPKLLDLPRIPVQPVGYAAAGAILSRMKGVDCPDPTWQGGLNLPYKLTGGSGLKVRLAVEQQRFIGSSANVTALVQGWRRPDEVIVIGCHHDAWGYGAADPCAGTICLLEAARCVAELTKQGIWPERSLIFAAWGAEEFGIIGSTEWVEAHELEMGQKIVAYVNLDMAAMGPNLSMALSPELTQVAKDTAAIIPAARNPSETALAVMLKNHKSDTLFGTLGGGSDHVGFVCRMVVPSISISAGGSEGTSYHSNYDTTAWYRATVGEDYEPALLVTRATLAFTALMSNQKFLPYQYGEIGRLGLKAVEDLMTVAKSDQEKSSMETLRPLLVTLQSQGEMVDAAILQNRTLDPQSEQRLVSGMKKFTRAFHDPGGLPDRPWYRNLWVATDPANSYSPSVFPMVRDALLAQDQAQVDEAVARTGLAVQRASAAADLMLLGLRSGASPNSQ, from the coding sequence ATGAGCGCGGGCAAGCTCAACCAAGCCAGGGCGATCGCGATCTCGTGCCTGCTCGGCGCCTCCATGGCCGCGGCGACCGGGCCCGATGCGCCGCAGACCGGCGAAGCCGCGCCGGTTCAAAGTGCCGCCACTCCAAAAACCGAGTCGAAGGCGCCGACGCCGCTCAACGCGCGGCAGTACGCCGACAAGCTGATCTCCCTGCCGCAGGCAGCCGAGCTGCGGCGCTGGCACGACGTGCTGACCCAGGAGCCCCATGTCGCGGGAACTCCGGGCGACGTGCGGCAACTCGACCGGCTGAAGCAGGCCTTCGAGTCCATGGGAATCGGGGCCCGGATCGAGGGCTTCCGCGCCTACCTCTGCCGACCGGTCAGCGCCACGCTCGAAATCGTCGAGGGCGGTGATTTGAGCGAGGCGGCCGCAGGCGCCGCCGCGAGCGGACGCAAGGGGGTCATGACGCTTTCGGTCTCGGAGAAGAACCTGCTCGAGGATCCGGCGACCGCGCATCCCGATCTGACCTACGGCTGGAACGCCTACAGCGGCAACGGCGACGTCACCGCCGAAGTGGTCTACGCGAACTATGGAACCCAGGAGGACTTCGATCGGCTGAAGGCGCTCGGAGTCGACGTCACCGGAAAAATCGTGCTCGCCCGCTACGGAAAAAATTTCCGCGGCTACAAGGCGCGCTTCGCGGAGAAGGCCGGCGCCGCCGGATTGATCATCTTCACCGATCCCGCCGACTCCGGTTTCTCCAAGGGCGCCACCTGGCCCGGCAAGGGCGGCTGGGCCAACGATTGCTGCATTCAGCGCGGCACGCTCAACACGCTTTCCTATCCCGGCGATCCGGGAACGCCCGGCGTCTATTCCTCCGACAACGTCATGCGCGAGGATCCGAAGCTGCTGGATCTGCCGCGCATCCCGGTGCAGCCGGTGGGCTACGCCGCCGCAGGAGCGATTCTCTCAAGGATGAAGGGCGTGGACTGTCCCGATCCGACATGGCAGGGCGGATTGAACCTGCCCTACAAGCTCACGGGCGGCAGCGGATTGAAGGTGCGCCTCGCGGTGGAGCAGCAGCGCTTCATCGGATCCTCCGCCAATGTGACGGCGCTGGTGCAGGGCTGGCGCCGGCCCGACGAAGTGATCGTCATCGGCTGCCACCACGACGCCTGGGGCTACGGCGCGGCCGACCCCTGCGCGGGAACGATCTGCCTGCTGGAGGCCGCGCGCTGCGTCGCCGAGCTGACCAAGCAGGGGATCTGGCCCGAGCGCTCGCTGATCTTCGCCGCCTGGGGCGCCGAGGAGTTCGGCATCATCGGCAGCACCGAATGGGTCGAGGCCCACGAGCTGGAGATGGGCCAGAAAATCGTCGCCTATGTCAACCTGGACATGGCGGCGATGGGGCCGAATCTCTCCATGGCCCTCTCGCCGGAGTTGACGCAAGTGGCCAAGGACACCGCCGCGATCATTCCTGCGGCGCGGAATCCTTCGGAGACGGCGCTGGCGGTCATGCTCAAGAACCACAAGTCCGACACGCTCTTCGGAACGCTTGGCGGCGGAAGCGACCATGTGGGATTCGTCTGCCGCATGGTGGTGCCATCGATATCCATTTCGGCCGGAGGCTCGGAGGGCACGAGCTACCACAGCAACTACGACACCACGGCGTGGTACCGCGCCACCGTGGGCGAAGACTATGAGCCGGCGCTGCTGGTGACGCGGGCCACGCTCGCCTTCACGGCGCTGATGTCCAACCAGAAATTTCTGCCCTATCAATATGGCGAGATCGGGCGGCTGGGATTGAAGGCGGTGGAAGATCTGATGACGGTGGCCAAAAGCGATCAGGAAAAATCCTCGATGGAGACTCTGCGCCCGCTGCTGGTGACGCTTCAATCCCAGGGCGAGATGGTCGACGCGGCGATCCTGCAGAATCGAACGCTCGATCCGCAGTCGGAGCAGAGGCTGGTCTCGGGCATGAAGAAATTCACCCGGGCCTTCCACGATCCCGGCGGATTGCCCGACCGTCCCTGGTATCGCAACCTCTGGGTCGCGACCGATCCCGCCAACAGCTATTCGCCCAGCGTCTTTCCCATGGTGCGCGACGCGCTGCTGGCGCAGGACCAGGCACAGGTGGACGAGGCCGTGGCCCGCACCGGGCTGGCGGTGCAGCGGGCGTCGGCCGCAGCGGACCTGATGCTGCTGGGGCTCCGCTCCGGCGCGAGTCCCAACTCTCAATAA